From Cydia strobilella chromosome 7, ilCydStro3.1, whole genome shotgun sequence, one genomic window encodes:
- the LOC134743237 gene encoding BRISC and BRCA1-A complex member 2-like, with amino-acid sequence MMGTESFGVINDIAQVFRPYIQNIYQDLKLGLCKTKVDIERISGAAERAESQFRLVLPYCSKKLKWEVIFDASTPWFAPDFRFDDETFLNNLDEDFLEDKVPSLAKWNENDPKALSGVISELLNLYKIHQIRKLNEDESSRAYFEYSALLGDALTSETDIEVWVGSHVVEFLIRLNVDTSRLPELFNESVDQNPGIDTALLLVRYPNSTNAELILSPLLTKSLGNIALPPMHQSGVLMDYVPMVTELLNNKIQALLNNEKLKRELLAQLIVRYEGAVLEHDANNAAFLFEMNDFHWMLQIDIGAKFPDKPPILTLRSVYHSSKGKPKFKVLPSCPYNNFEGYIEQQVEIFKNECKGLCSQIVNVEN; translated from the exons ATGATGGGAACAGAAAGCTTTGGAGTTATAAACGATATTGCACAAGTTTTTCGCCCATACATTCAAAACATTTATCAGGACCTTAAATTGG GATTATGCAAAACAAAGGTTGATATCGAAAGAATATCTGGAGCTGCGGAAAGAGCCGAAAGTCAATTCCGATTAGTTCTACCATACTgttcaaaaaaattgaaatgggAAGTGATCTTTGATGCTTCAACTCCATGGTTTGCTCCGGACTTTAGATTTGATGATGAGACATTTCTGAATAATCTTGATGAAGACTTTTTGGAGGATAAAGTGCCAAGCCTTGCTAAGTGGAATGAGAATGATCCTAAGGCTTTAAGTGGAGTCATATCAGAGCTGCTGAATTTGTACAAGATTCACCAG ATTAGAAAATTAAATGAAGATGAAAGTTCTCGAGCTTACTTTGAGTATAGTGCCTTACTTGGGGATGCACTTACATCAGAAACAGATATTGAAGTGTGGGTTGGGAGCCATGTTGTTGAGTTCCTGATAAGGCTGAATGTTGACACTTCTCGATTGCCAGAGTTATTTAATGAAAG TGTTGATCAAAACCCTGGTATTGACACAGCCCTGCTGCTCGTGAGATATCCTAATTCTACCAATGCGGAGTTGATTTTGTCACCTCTGCTCACAAAATCTCTTGGCAACATAGCATTACCACC GATGCATCAGTCTGGAGTCTTAATGGATTATGTCCCCATGGTCACAGAactgttaaataataaa attcaagcgcttttgaATAATGAAAAGCTTAAGAGGGAATTACTGGCCCAGCTCATTGTGAGGTACGAAGGCGCGGTGTTGGAGCACGACGCAAACAACGCAGCATTCCTGTTCGAAATGAACGATTTTCATTGGATGTTACAGATAGATATAG GTGCGAAGTTCCCCGACAAACCGCCGATTCTTACGCTCAGATCAGTGTACCACAGCAGTAAAGGCAAACCGAAGTTTAAAGTGCTTCCGTCCTGCCCATATAATAACTTTGAAGGATACATTGAACAACAAGTTGAGATTTTTAAGAATGAATGCAAAGGATTATGTTCTCAAATTGTCAATGTGGAAAATTAA